ATCCTGCTGTAGCTTCCGGCTCAGGATAGGCGAGTTGTTTTGCGAGGATGGGGAATTGCGCGAGAATTTGTGCTTCTTCATAACCTACATTTTAAGATGCACAGGAATTAGCTCAAGACTCTCCAGGGGAGGTAGTTACGACTCACCTTGGCGTACATGCCCTCGATATTCTTGTTGCTCTCACCCTCCTTGGAGGGACTAAGACTCTTGCTGTGCTTGCGCTGGGGAGACGCCGCCTCTTCGGCCTCCTCATCGCCTCCTCCGCCCGCCTCAATCACAGATATGACCGAGTTCCTGCCAGAAGCCAGGTTGCTAATGCTGCCGGCGTGAAGATGGTGCGACTGACCCACACTCGACTTTGGTGTTGGCGGCAGCGGCGAGTTGGCCTGTCGTTTTTCCGGTTTCGGTGAGCCCAGATTGCAGACGGATGTGCTGTTGTtcgacgaggacgaggccTGGCGGGAGTGCATCTGCGCCCGCAAACTGTCAACGGGCGGCGGAATTGGCATGTTATGATCAGTGGTGCTAACACTGCTAGCCGGTCTTCCACCGACCATGACAACGGATGGACTGGCGACTGGAACACTGCTGCTATTGTTGATCTCGACGGCAACTACAATGGGATTGGCCTGCATGGGCTGGATTTGTGCGTAGGTTTCCGATCCGCTGGTGTAAATATCGGCCGCAGCATTGGCTGCATGACGATTGTTGGGATCCTCGATGGCGGCATACGTTTCATCTGGAAATACATAGTATAAATATTGATGCAATGAGCCACGAGCAAGTTGTGACTCACCAGAATCGTCGGATACGGTGGCATAGTGCGAGTCGTTCACATCGCGTGATAATCCTGGGTTCCTGCTTGTGGGCTTGCCCGGTGGCTGTTGTGCCAGAATGTTGGCCAGCGGCTCCCTCACACTGATGCTCGTGTAACCCTCTGCAATAATAAAACATGATAAGGGGTAATGACATCACCTAAAAACCCAAAACTCACTGGAAGAGTCTTGCGAGTCGCCGCTAAAGTGTTGGTTTGCTATTGGTGGCGTCATGTAGGGCAGATCCTGGCTGGCGGAAATCATGCCTGCTATCGCGGAGGCAGCGGGTATCTCAGCTTGCACTGGAGCCGAGTCATTGTGCTCCCTGGAGCCCTCGCTGTGCTGGGAGCTGCGGTGCATGGGATCGATGCCATCGCTGGAAGATCCTGCCAccactgccgctgccgctgctgctgctgcagatccGTGATTGGCTGCATGCGAGGTGGACGGAGCATTTAGCTGGGCATACGGGTGCTCGGTGCCCCTCAGCTTGGCATAGTCGTGCGGCAGACCTTTGACCCTTGAGTACGGAGAGCTGACGTCGTCTGCCTGGCTAATGGAACTGTGCTGTGACACGCTGGTCTGCTTCTTCAGGCTCGGTTGGGCTGTAAGGAGGAGTGGCGGATGTTAGAGATTAATGTATtcatatatttcatatttcacTCACGACTCTGACTTCGGGCATTGCGGGCATCCAGCAGCTGCTTGTCCGCCACAGTCTCGTACAGTTCGGACCCATTGTCGTTGCTCTCGGCCACAGGAATGTCCGGCAAACTGCGATGAGCCGCAGTGCTCGACCTGGAAGCAATGATTTGGTTATTTGCATCCGTCTCAATAGGGAGCAACTACTCACCGCTTCTCCGAGTCCGCATTGGACACTGTTGAAGCATTCAGTTCCGCCTGGGACTCGCTGTTATTCACCAGGTTGGTGACCACTATAACCTTGTCGGGATTCTTCAGCTTGACCATGCCCTCGAGGCCCATCAAGTCATTTCTGCGTGAATAAAGAGAGAGTACAGAGTGCGTCATTAGTGATACGAACGGGCGCGTCCAACTGGAACTGGGGCGGTGGGAGACCCACTTTCACTCCCTCACTGACCAGCACAGCGATTCCTTCGCTGCTGTAGCCCTAGACTATGGGCGTCACATCCACGGCAGGATGCAGGACTACTTACTTGGGAATGCGCTTCTTGCAGCAGAGACACGCGCCCAGCATCACGATGAAAGTGAGCGTCAGGCCGAGAGTCGCCAGGAGGTACGTGTACGAGTTTTGGGCCTCCAAGCGCAGCTCCGACGTCGTCGCCTCCACCATGCCCATGTCGCTGTGTGTACATATGCACTATGTACCCATTTAGAGCTTACACTGGTCACTATACATATAGATTAACTACTTTTCGCTGGGCTAagctattattttatttttttatta
Above is a genomic segment from Drosophila kikkawai strain 14028-0561.14 chromosome 3R, DkikHiC1v2, whole genome shotgun sequence containing:
- the LOC108084212 gene encoding platelet binding protein GspB isoform X1 — its product is MGMVEATTSELRLEAQNSYTYLLATLGLTLTFIVMLGACLCCKKRIPKNDLMGLEGMVKLKNPDKVIVVTNLVNNSESQAELNASTVSNADSEKRSSTAAHRSLPDIPVAESNDNGSELYETVADKQLLDARNARSQSPQPSLKKQTSVSQHSSISQADDVSSPYSRVKGLPHDYAKLRGTEHPYAQLNAPSTSHAANHGSAAAAAAAAVVAGSSSDGIDPMHRSSQHSEGSREHNDSAPVQAEIPAASAIAGMISASQDLPYMTPPIANQHFSGDSQDSSKGYTSISVREPLANILAQQPPGKPTSRNPGLSRDVNDSHYATVSDDSDETYAAIEDPNNRHAANAAADIYTSGSETYAQIQPMQANPIVVAVEINNSSSVPVASPSVVMVGGRPASSVSTTDHNMPIPPPVDSLRAQMHSRQASSSSNNSTSVCNLGSPKPEKRQANSPLPPTPKSSVGQSHHLHAGSISNLASGRNSVISVIEAGGGGDEEAEEAASPQRKHSKSLSPSKEGESNKNIEGMYAKVMKKHKFSRNSPSSQNNSPILSRKLQQDALGVSPLDSAAALLVDAQKSRGRSNSYSAKDHGYETIPADGQAATLHENRKSDCYAANMLQKERQQEGGGGGAMAQPVIATATISSSTKHYETIPNQPQPQAQLPPPLPSNSNNDPGYEQLHLHPVPAGEDEAKKSSDYDPNYEVLKSRAHSDDGYAKVLEKKRPPTSADASGYSTIPGADANHNYASILETKAAAETDHYARIAENAVAAGTPGSGSSRLTLASPSSTSNSVSLNSSTVATSTPQTSQYESLTGTGSETDPNYESVCYLTTATTTTSTSPSGMEPGYEPLQAEQESDTQASSPLSAATSTPSEQLLVDDYFHV
- the LOC108084212 gene encoding serine-rich adhesin for platelets isoform X2 gives rise to the protein MGMVEATTSELRLEAQNSYTYLLATLGLTLTFIVMLGACLCCKKRIPKNDLMGLEGMVKLKNPDKVIVVTNLVNNSESQAELNASTVSNADSEKRSSTAAHRSLPDIPVAESNDNGSELYETVADKQLLDARNARSQSPQPSLKKQTSVSQHSSISQADDVSSPYSRVKGLPHDYAKLRGTEHPYAQLNAPSTSHAANHGSAAAAAAAAVVAGSSSDGIDPMHRSSQHSEGSREHNDSAPVQAEIPAASAIAGMISASQDLPYMTPPIANQHFSGDSQDSSKGYTSISVREPLANILAQQPPGKPTSRNPGLSRDVNDSHYATVSDDSDETYAAIEDPNNRHAANAAADIYTSGSETYAQIQPMQANPIVVAVEINNSSSVPVASPSVVMVGGRPASSVSTTDHNMPIPPPVDSLRAQMHSRQASSSSNNSTSVCNLGSPKPEKRQANSPLPPTPKSSVGQSHHLHAGSISNLASGRNSVISVIEAGGGGDEEAEEAASPQRKHSKSLSPSKEGESNKNIEGMYAKVMKKHKFSRNSPSSQNNSPILSRKLQQDALGVSPLDSAAALLVDAQKSRGRSNSYSAKDHGYETIPADGQAATLHENRKSDCYAANMLQKERQQEGGGGGVAMPK